In a single window of the Elaeis guineensis isolate ETL-2024a chromosome 4, EG11, whole genome shotgun sequence genome:
- the LOC105046800 gene encoding LOW QUALITY PROTEIN: protein ALTERED XYLOGLUCAN 9 (The sequence of the model RefSeq protein was modified relative to this genomic sequence to represent the inferred CDS: deleted 2 bases in 1 codon), translating to MVGAVQVGVLAACVVLFVPMGMAGWHLSRNKMLFFSGALFITLAVGVHLTPYFPSLSHLLLPSLSSSPPIIPSIYPLPPHASPSSTASPGSSSPTASSPALWQWAPSASTLSCGFQRLSGPDASDLLNGSWVLIAGDSQARLFVLALLRLLLNPTAMDPVEADLFRRHSDYHLTVADHGIKLDFLWAPFESNLTAILRDLHPGPRYPDVLVLGSGLWHMLHFTDSSEYGECLAAVKKAAASLLSPVLPELRLDGILASSVQPPHMFWLGLPTLVAPMLNTEEKRERMNRTVWEAYDREVDESKILKRSGGPFLLLDIGLLSRGCGRRCTADGMHYDRVVYEAALHIMLNALLIESQQRI from the exons ATGGTGGGCGCCGTACAGGTGGGCGTGCTCGCGGCGTGCGTGGTTCTGTTCGTGCCGATGGGGATGGCCGGATGGCATCTGAGCCGGAACAAGATGCTCTTCTTCAGCGGCGCCCTCTTCATCACCCTCGCCGTCGGCGTCCATCTCACCCCCTACTTCCCCTCTCTCTCCCACCTCCTCCTCCCGTCCCTATCCTCCTCCCCCCCCATCATCCCCTCCATCTACCCCCTCCCTCCACATGCCTCCCCTTCCTCCACCGCCTCTCCTGGCTCC TCCTCTCCCACCGCCTCCTCCCCCGCCCTCTGGCAATGGGCCCCATCCGCATCCACCCTCTCCTGCGGCTTCCAGCGCCTCTCCGGCCCTGACGCGTCcgacctcctcaacggctcctggGTCCTCATCGCCGGAGATTCCCAGGCCCGCCTCTTCGTCCTCGCCCTCCTGCGCCTCCTCCTCAACCCCACCGCCATGGACCCCGTCGAGGCCGACCTCTTCCGCCGCCACAGCGACTACCATCTCACCGTCGCCGACCACGGCATCAAGCTCGATTTCCTCTGGGCTCCCTTTGAGTCCAACCTCACCGCCATCCTCCGCGATCTCCACCCCGGGCCCCGGTACCCCGATGTCCTCGTCCTCGGCTCCGGCCTCTGGCACATGCTCCACTTCACCGACTCCTCGGAGTATGGCGAATGCCTGGCTGCTGTTAAGAAGGCGGCGGCGTCTCTGCTTTCGCCCGTCTTGCCGGAGTTAAGGCTCGATGGCATCTTGGCATCCTCGGTCCAGCCGCCCCACATGTTCTGGCTGGGCTTGCCAACGCTGGTGGCCCCGATGCTCAACAccgaggagaagagggagaggatgaACCGGACGGTATGGGAGGCGTACGATCGGGAGGTGGACGAAAGCAAGATCTTGAAAAGATCGGGTGGGCCGTTTCTGTTGCTTGACATCGGATTGTTGAGTCGCGGCTGCGGCCGCCGGTGCACGGCCGATGGAATGCATTATGATAGGGTCGTCTACGAGGCAGCCCTTCACATCATGCTAAATGCTTTGCTGATCGAGTCTCAGCAGCGTATTTGA